CGGGAACTGCAGAAGCGGGTCGATGTTGTGCGGTGAATGCAAGTTAGCGACGGCGGAGAGGCTCAAGAAATTCCTTGAAGAACACCAGGAGAAGCTGGGCAAGATGATCGAGCTAGCTAAGACGTTGGTTGAAGTACCTGACTTCTAAAACAAAAACTTAATTAGACGGAAACGTCTACTTAATTGGCCGGGGTGCCCGAGCGGTCCAAGGGGGTGGGCTCGAGTCAAGTCCGGCATTAGAGGCAAGAGACCCACTGCCCCCGACGGGGCACGCGGGTTCAAATCCCGCCCCCGGCGCCACGGGAGTTCTTTGAACCCGCTGACGTGCGCTAGTCAAAGATGGTAGTGATGAACAAACCCGATCCTCAGGGCTGAGAGGGAATCAGAAGTACGACTTCAGGGTGAGCGTGTCATTAGTGGCTCTAACTTTTAATATGGGCTCCCTAAGTTATTCACGGAAGGCAAGTTGTCAGAGGATTTCGATAGGTTGTTGGTCAGGACGTCTCGGGATACTCTGGTAGTGTTTGCCGGCAACTTCCTCTCAACGCTGTTCTTAGCTCTCTCAGCTATAGTCGTGGCGAGGATACTGCTACCTGAGAACTACGGCGTGTACTCAGTCTCCCTGACGGCCTCTAACGTGTTGCTCCTACTTACAGACTTCGGCGTCGACTCAGCGTTGGTCAAGTACGTGTCTAAGTTCAAGGCTGTTGGGAGGGATGATAGAGTGAGTGAAGTTGTGCACAGGGGCTTACTACTTAAGCTATCGATAGCGACCACCGTCTCACTTGTTAACTACCTGTTCGCCGGTCAGCTGTCTGCTGCTCTGACGGGGAGACCTGAGCTGAGCGAATACGTTAGATTGACGGCCTTTCTTACTTTCGCTATAACCATCCTCAATACCTCCCTCGCGGCGTTCAGCGCGTTAGGAAGGATGAAGTCAAGGTCCTTCATCACTGTCCTGCAGTCCCTCATCAAGTTGTGCTTAAGCCCTCTGCTTGTCGTCATCGGCTTAGGCGTTTCAGGCGCTATAATTGGGCACGTTATCAGCTACGTGTTAGCCTGCGTTGCAGGGGTTGTTATGTTATTCAGGTATGTGGGACCGGCAGGACGCCGTGAAAGGATTGTGGGGGCTCTTGACCTGATCAAGTTCGGCCTACCCCTTTATATGTCAGGTCTGTTTACAGCGTCGTTGCAGAGGATTCAGTACGTCATGCTTGCCAGGGTTGCCACGAACGTTGAACTAGGTAACGTCCAAGCCGCTAATCAATTCATCTCCCTAATAGGGCTTACGGTAACCCCGTTCTCGATAACGCTATTCCCTGCCTTCTCAAGGCTGGAGGCCAGGGGCGGCTTAAGCGGGATTAAAAGCTTCTTCAATAAAATACTGAAGTACATGGTCATATTCACAGTCCACATCACCCTAATGATCAGCGTCTTCTCAACCGATGTGGTGAGGCTCATCTACGGTAGGTCCTACACAACAGCGCCGTACTACCTAACCCTAATATCTCTAGGGTACCTGTACTCACCGTTCTCAACCTCTCTGAGCGCCATGCTGAGCGGTCTTGGAAGAACTAAGGACTTGATGTACTCGTCCCTCCTCCAGTTCCTCGTAATGCTCCCAGCGAGTTACGTCCTCATAGAGATTCTTGGCCCTACAGGCTACGTCACAGCCCTGTCGGTCTCCGGCATCCCGACGCTCCTCTACCTCCTCTGCACCACCAGTAAGTTAGGTGTTCAGGCTGACTGGAGGTCGGTCTTTAACATATACATCTCCTCCTTATGTTCAGTTCTGCTGGCGGCCCTGCTTTACGCACCGATTAACAACTACATCGTAAGGTTCTTCGCCGAGACGCTCACCTCCCTAACTCTCTTCATGCTACTACTAGCGTTTACTGGAGGCTACACTCGAGACGATAACAAGTTCCTGAGCGAGTCCTTCACGCCAATACCCTTTATAGGTAAGGTCATAGCAGCGCTTCTGTATGTGGAGGATAGGTTCCTCAGTCTGAGGGAGAAACGCTTTAAAGAGAGAAAGTGAGATCCACTCTTGAAATCGTGGGGATGGGTTGATGGCTTTACCTCCCTCCTTGGAATCCCGCCTCTAAGGGCAGAAGGGAAGTTGGGCCTCAGCCACTTTTAAGCCGGTTTCCTGAATATTATTTGAGGTGTAAACTCAAGTGCATTGCTGTTCGAAAGGCATTTCCAAGACTTTTGCTCTAGTGATTATCGTCCTGTTGATTGTAATAGGAGCGAGCATATGGCTACTGATACCCCAGCTAACGCCTACTCCTACTACAACACCGACCACGCCTAAACCGACGACGCCCACAACGCCTGCGACGACGCCCCCGAAGCTCACGAAGATATGCATAGTGTATGATGTCGGCGGGAGGGGGGATCTCAGCTTCAACGACATGGCATACCTAGGCGGTGATAGAGCTGCCAAGGAGTTCGGCTTAGTGCTCACAGAATTGCAGAGCAGGTCTGAAGCGGACTATCTACCCAACCTAAGGACCCTGGCACGCGCAGGGGACTGCCTACTCATTGTAGGCGTAGGCTTCCTGCTGACGAATGCCGTGAGTCAGGTGTCTTCAGAGTATCCTAACCAGCTCTTCGCTATAATCGACGGCGTCGTGGAGAACCGAAGTAATGTGTTGAGCGTCCTCTTCAAGGAACATGAGGGAAGCGCTGTAGTGGGTGCGTTGGCCGCGATGCTCGCAGCACATTACAATAGAACCACGGTCGGCGTCGTGCTGGGTATGGAGATCCCGGTTCTCTACAAGTTCGAGGCCGGCTACTACTGGGGTATAAGATACGGCGAGCAGATATACAAACAGAAGACAGGCAAGGACGTTAATGTGAAGATTCTGTACACTTACACAGGCTCCTTCAACGACCCTGGAAAGGGCAAGACTGCTACCGATGCCATGCTTGGAGAGGGTGCTGTGGTCGTGTATAACGTGGCCGGCGCTACTGGGTTAGGGATTTTTGAGGCAGTGGCTGAGGCTGGCTCCAGGGCCGGGAGGACTACGGGGCCGCCCTTCGCCATAGGGGTTGACGCTGACCAAGACTATATAAAGCCAGGCTTCATAATAGCGTCGATGATGAAGAGGGTTGACGTAGGTGTCTACACAGCCGCTAAGAAAGCCCTGAACTACCTGGTGCACAAGAACGTGACAAAGTATGGCGGGATTCTAGAGTTAGGCATTGCTGAAGGCGGTATAGCCATGAGCCGTGTGGAGGATTTGGAGACGTTCTTAACGTTAGGTATCCAGGCAGGGACCGTCAAGGCCGAGGACAAGGACAAGATCCTAAACGCTGTCAACTCCATGAGGAACTCAGTACCATCATGGATTTGGGAGGAGGCATACAAGTTGCAGGAGACACTTAAGACGAACAAATCACTGGCTACGAGGGGGGTCAAATTCTCGGACATAGAATCTAAGATACCGTTCACGGCGGAGTCTATAGCTGAGGTCAGAAAAGCTCTAGGCGTGACTTAAGCTAAGAGGGTTCAGACGGGTCTTTTTCCATAAAAATCCACGGGGTCTCCTCGGTCTTAAGCCTTTTAAACGGATTCTATGTTCTTTCTTTAGGTCGGGTGGAGTGCAAAATACCGCAACCCATAACGAGGCGGGCGAGCACTTAGTTTTAATGAAGAGCATAACGAAGATATACCCGGACGGCACCGTCGCCTTGAGGGGAGTTGATTTCTCAGTAAGACGTGGTGAGATTCATGGCCTCTTAGGTGAAAACGGTGCAGGGAAGACCACATTAATGAAGATTCTGGCCGGGATCCTTAAACCCACCTCAGGCTCCATATACGTTAAGGGAAGGAAGGTCAGGTTCTCGGCCGCTGCTGATGCACTCAAACTTGGTGTCGGCATGGTTCATCAGAATCTTTCGCTAGTTCCCTCCTTCACCGCGTATGAAAACATCGTCTTGGGACTGCCGAGTGAGCGACTTTCAAATGCGGGGGAGAAAATTGATGGTCTTATGGCCATGAGTGGTTTGAAAATCCCCCTCAACGTTCCCGTGGAGGAGCTGTCCTTCGGCGTCAGGCAGAAAGTGGAGATTCTTAAGATGCTCTATAGGGATGTTGAAGTTTTAATTCTCGACGAGCCCACGACTAACCTCACCTTAACGGAGATTAAGGAGCTGTTCAGCATGGTAAGCAGGCTCAAGGAAAAAGGGCGATCCGTAGTCTTCATAACCCATAAGTTGCGTGAGGTCCTCGAGATTGCGGACAGAATCACGGTCTTGAGGAGGGGTAGGGTAGTAGGTGAGGTCCTTCGTAAAGATGCCAGCTTAAACCTCCTAGCACGCTTGATGGTGGGGAGGGAGGTCGTTCCCGCGCTCTCTAAACCTCCCGTCACTGTAGGTAAGGATCTACTCGTCGTTAGGGATTTATGGATTCGCAGTGACTTAGGCACTTGGGCTGTTAAGGGGGTCTCCTTCAGCGTCAGGGAGGGCGAGGTCTTCGGGATCGCCGGTGTTGAGGGGAACGGTCAGAAGGAGCTTGTGGAGGGTTTAACAGGTCTGAGGAGGGTGGAGAAGGGCGAGGTCATATTTGATGGACGCAGAGTCGAAAACCTGACTCCGTCAAAACTGTACAGCATGGGTGTTGCCCACATTCCTGAGGACAGAGCCGCGGCGGGGTTGATCATGGACTTCACGGTGAGTGAGAACAGCGTTCTAGGAATACATCGTTCTAGAGGCTTTCTAGGACCGTTGGGCACCATCCTATGGGGTAATGTAGTCAAGCACGCTTCCGGGTTGATAGAGAGGTTCAGCATAGTCGTGCCAAGCGTTTCCTCACCGGTCAAGTTCCTTAGCGGCGGCAATCAGCAGAAGTTGGTGGTTGCTCGTGAAATCTCTAAAGAACCGTCGTTGATAGTGGCAGCGCAGCCAACGAGAGGTCTCGACATTTCAGCTACCGAATATATAAGGTCCCTCCTTCTGCGGTTGAGGGGGGAGGGTAAGGCGGTCCTCCTAATATCCTCAGACCTTGAGGAGGTGCTTCAGCTGAGCGACAGGGTCGCGGTTATGTATGAGGGTACTTTCATAGGGGTAAAGCACGTCAGTGAGTTGACTGAGGAGAAGCTCGGCCTAATGTTAGGGGGTGTTAATGTTTGAGGAGGGAGTTTATTAAGGAGGTATGTGTTAAGGCAGGTAATGTGTTTGTAGCGATGGTTGTCGGCCTTACCATAGGAGGTCTCATCATGCAGGCCTACGGGTACGATGCGTTGCACGCTTACTACAGCCTATTCACGCATGCGTTCGGAAACCCGCTCGTGGATGCATATCCTCTGTCGACTACATTAAGTTACGCTACGCCCCTAATATTTACGGGACTGGCCTTCGCCGTCAGCGTCAGGTCAGGGCTCTTCAACATAGGGGTTGAGAGTTCGGTGTATCTCGGCGCTCTCGGGCTCGTGATGACTTCCGGCATGCTTAAGGTTGACTCACCCTTGGTTTTGATTGTAGGTGTCTTAACGAGTTTAGGATTGAGTGTCTCCTTCTCGCTGATCGCCGCGTTCCTGAAGGTGTATAGGGGGGTCCATGAAGTCATAACCACGATAATGATTAACTGGATTGCTTTCTGGTTGGTCGAGTACGTGAGGGTTAACGTGTTTCCTGACCCCAAGGATGCGTCGAAGACTGTTGCAGTGCCTGTCAGCGCGCGCATACCGCTACTCTTCACCGGTACTGAGCTGTCAGCTTCTTTAATTATAGCTATAACTGCTGCTTTAATCACGTACTTCATTCTGTGGTACACGGTGCTGGGGTATGAGTTACGGGCTGTCGGAACCAGCCTAGCCGCCGCTAAATATGCTGGAATGAAGACATCCCAGTTGATGATCATCTCTTTCGTTTTCAGTGCCGTGCTGGGGTCTCTAGCAGGTATAGGTGAGGTTGCGGGCAGGCCGCCGCATTACTCAATAACGACCGGCCTCTCAAATATAGCAGGTCTGGGCTTTGATGGAATAGCGGTCTCTCTGATAGGGCTTAACCACCCGGTGGCGATAATCCTTGCGTCAATGCTGGTGGGTGCGCTGAACGCAGGCGTTAGAGGCATGCAGATAGAGGCTAGGGTGCCCTTCGAGCTGGTTAGGCTGGTTCAAGGTGTGATAGTGATTTCTTTAGCGATGCCTGGGGTGATAAATATCATACGTAAGTACGTAGGCATCCGACGACGCGGTAAGGAGGTGTTGAGTTGATGAGTTCCGTCATGAACGTCATAATTAACCTGCTGGTCTCAACTTCTTACGCCATGACGCCCCTGACGCTGACTGCGGTCGGCGAGATAGTTGCTGAGAGAGCGGGGATAGTGAACATAGGTCTTGAGGGAATGATTAGTGTTTCGGCATTGGTTTCTGTGGCGGTCGCGACCTACACCCTCAACCCGTGGTTGGGGGTGTTGGCGGGCGTGGGGGCTGGAGCGTTGATAGGGCTTATCCACGGCCTGATATCAGCGTACGGTAAGGGGGCCCAGATCGTATCGGGTGTTGGGATAAACATATTCGCGCTCGGCTTCGTCCCCTACATGATAATAGCCCTCTGGGGCGTCGCTGGGTACAAGCAGGTCCCCGAGGCCGGCAGGGTGCCTAGGATTGCAGGCTTAGTAAGCCCCATCTTCATCCTGTGTGTGCTGCTCGCAGTATTTACGCACTACTTACTCTTCAGAACTGGTTTTGGGCTTAAGTTGAGGGCTCTGGGTGAGGAGCCTCAGGCAGCTGATACGTTAGGGATTCATGTGGAGAGGCTGCAGTTAATAGCCACCGTATATGGAGGAGCCCTGGCAGGCCTTGCGGGCGCCTTCATGAGTCTAGACTGGTTGGGAACGATAACCAAGGAGATAGCTGCCGGGAGAGGCTTCATATCGCTGGCTCTAGTGGTCTTCAGCAATTGGAAACCGCTTCTAGCTTTGGTTGGGGGTGTGTTGTTCGGATCCTCATGGGCTGTGACTGAATGGTTTAAGATCCTGCCAGGAGTTAAAGACGTTATTCCAGTCACGTTAATAAATACCTTACCCTACATAGTGACGCTCGCGGCGGTGGCCGGCATCATAGGGAAGGCTAAACCGCCCAGAAAGAGCGGCGTTCCGTACCTAAGGGAATAGCCCTGCCGTAAGCATTGAGGGGGATCATTTAAGCGTCGCTCCAGAGGTCTTTCAGTGCGTCAAGAATCTCAGGGCCGGCCGGCAATCTCCTATCACCCTTCCTACCACACTTATACGCGGCTAATGCGTTGGAGATTCTTAACACCTTACGTAACTCTAATCCCTTTAGAGTGCCGTAGATGAATCCTGCGTTGAAGACATCGCCCGCACCGGTGCAGTCCACCGCCTCAACGGGTGGTGCCCTCTCTCTCAGGACCTCGCTATCTGTTAGTGCTAATGAGCCTTCGGCCCCCATCTTAACCACGACGGTTTCCGGCTTCAGTAACTTACGTATTCTGCGAGCACCTTCCACCACGTCGTTAAGACCTGTGAGCGATTTCATCTCCTCCGTATTCATGAAGACGTGCTCGGCAAGTCCTTCAATGAGCTTTAGTCTTTCCTCGTTGCTGAAAGCAATCCCTTCCAGGTCCACACTCCTTGAGATACGTAACTCGCCAGCCCTCCTGAGAACCTCTATTGCCGCCCTACCTCCATCAATGTTCAGGAGCATGTATCCTGAGACATGCGCGTGCCTAGCGTCCTCTAAGGAGGTTAGGTCATGCGTTGAGAGGGCTGTATGGCTGTTGGCCCCTCTGAAGCTCAGCAGTGCTCTGCTCCCGTCAGGTAGAACTAAAACTACCACTAGACCCGTGCTCACCCCGCTCACCACCTTCACCCCGCTAACGTCAAGCATCAGGTTCCTCAACCCTTCCAGAAGCTTCATTCCAAGGAAGTCATTACCGACACTTCCAACTAGGTACGGATTAAGTCCTAAATCGCGCATTGCCGCACTCATATTGTATCCAACGCCCCCCAGTAGGGTCCTTATGTCCTTGACTTGAATGTCTGTGTCGGGTCTGGGTAGCTTGCCCACAAACAGGACTAAATCCACATTCAAGTCGCCTAGCAGGAAGACATCCCACTTCGGCATAAAGAGCCGCCACCCATAACCTACGCAACGTATCTAATATTTCCTAAGCGAACGACAACGATGTGGTGCGAAAGCATTAAAACTCCTCGAGACGTAGGTTTTTGGTGGTTGCATGAACATGCTCCTTGATCTGTTTCTGGAGTTTCTTAAGATAGGGTTCTTCATGTTTGGAGGGGGTTACGGTGGCCTAGCCCTCCTTCATAAGGAGATGGTTGAAATGAGGGGCTGGCTGACCGACGAAGAGTTCGTCAACATATTAGGTATTGCTGAGAGCACTCCAGGCCCGGTAGCTGTGAACATGGCTACCTTCATAGGTTATAGGGTCTACGGAGTCCCTGGATCTGCTATAGCAACTCTTGGCGTGGTGCTTCCGGCCTACGCTATTATCCTAGGGATCGTGATGGGCTTATCACGGTACTTCGAAAACCCGGCAGTTAAGACTGTTCTAAGAGGAATAAACGCTGCTGTTGTAGCTCTAATATTAGTAGCCCTCATTAAGGTAGGTCATACCGTGCTTATCCGGGATGGTCTAGTGGGACCCGTAGAGCTTAGCATATTCATCATTGCCTTCGCCACAGTCATGGTTCTCAAGCAACACCCCATCGTAGCCATCACAACCTCAATC
This window of the Zestosphaera sp. genome carries:
- a CDS encoding chromate transporter; amino-acid sequence: MNMLLDLFLEFLKIGFFMFGGGYGGLALLHKEMVEMRGWLTDEEFVNILGIAESTPGPVAVNMATFIGYRVYGVPGSAIATLGVVLPAYAIILGIVMGLSRYFENPAVKTVLRGINAAVVALILVALIKVGHTVLIRDGLVGPVELSIFIIAFATVMVLKQHPIVAITTSIMLSLMLKYMLGV
- a CDS encoding ABC transporter permease, whose product is MRREFIKEVCVKAGNVFVAMVVGLTIGGLIMQAYGYDALHAYYSLFTHAFGNPLVDAYPLSTTLSYATPLIFTGLAFAVSVRSGLFNIGVESSVYLGALGLVMTSGMLKVDSPLVLIVGVLTSLGLSVSFSLIAAFLKVYRGVHEVITTIMINWIAFWLVEYVRVNVFPDPKDASKTVAVPVSARIPLLFTGTELSASLIIAITAALITYFILWYTVLGYELRAVGTSLAAAKYAGMKTSQLMIISFVFSAVLGSLAGIGEVAGRPPHYSITTGLSNIAGLGFDGIAVSLIGLNHPVAIILASMLVGALNAGVRGMQIEARVPFELVRLVQGVIVISLAMPGVINIIRKYVGIRRRGKEVLS
- a CDS encoding ABC transporter permease; the protein is MSSVMNVIINLLVSTSYAMTPLTLTAVGEIVAERAGIVNIGLEGMISVSALVSVAVATYTLNPWLGVLAGVGAGALIGLIHGLISAYGKGAQIVSGVGINIFALGFVPYMIIALWGVAGYKQVPEAGRVPRIAGLVSPIFILCVLLAVFTHYLLFRTGFGLKLRALGEEPQAADTLGIHVERLQLIATVYGGALAGLAGAFMSLDWLGTITKEIAAGRGFISLALVVFSNWKPLLALVGGVLFGSSWAVTEWFKILPGVKDVIPVTLINTLPYIVTLAAVAGIIGKAKPPRKSGVPYLRE
- a CDS encoding flippase → MVRTSRDTLVVFAGNFLSTLFLALSAIVVARILLPENYGVYSVSLTASNVLLLLTDFGVDSALVKYVSKFKAVGRDDRVSEVVHRGLLLKLSIATTVSLVNYLFAGQLSAALTGRPELSEYVRLTAFLTFAITILNTSLAAFSALGRMKSRSFITVLQSLIKLCLSPLLVVIGLGVSGAIIGHVISYVLACVAGVVMLFRYVGPAGRRERIVGALDLIKFGLPLYMSGLFTASLQRIQYVMLARVATNVELGNVQAANQFISLIGLTVTPFSITLFPAFSRLEARGGLSGIKSFFNKILKYMVIFTVHITLMISVFSTDVVRLIYGRSYTTAPYYLTLISLGYLYSPFSTSLSAMLSGLGRTKDLMYSSLLQFLVMLPASYVLIEILGPTGYVTALSVSGIPTLLYLLCTTSKLGVQADWRSVFNIYISSLCSVLLAALLYAPINNYIVRFFAETLTSLTLFMLLLAFTGGYTRDDNKFLSESFTPIPFIGKVIAALLYVEDRFLSLREKRFKERK
- a CDS encoding BMP family ABC transporter substrate-binding protein; protein product: MHCCSKGISKTFALVIIVLLIVIGASIWLLIPQLTPTPTTTPTTPKPTTPTTPATTPPKLTKICIVYDVGGRGDLSFNDMAYLGGDRAAKEFGLVLTELQSRSEADYLPNLRTLARAGDCLLIVGVGFLLTNAVSQVSSEYPNQLFAIIDGVVENRSNVLSVLFKEHEGSAVVGALAAMLAAHYNRTTVGVVLGMEIPVLYKFEAGYYWGIRYGEQIYKQKTGKDVNVKILYTYTGSFNDPGKGKTATDAMLGEGAVVVYNVAGATGLGIFEAVAEAGSRAGRTTGPPFAIGVDADQDYIKPGFIIASMMKRVDVGVYTAAKKALNYLVHKNVTKYGGILELGIAEGGIAMSRVEDLETFLTLGIQAGTVKAEDKDKILNAVNSMRNSVPSWIWEEAYKLQETLKTNKSLATRGVKFSDIESKIPFTAESIAEVRKALGVT
- a CDS encoding ABC transporter ATP-binding protein, producing the protein MKSITKIYPDGTVALRGVDFSVRRGEIHGLLGENGAGKTTLMKILAGILKPTSGSIYVKGRKVRFSAAADALKLGVGMVHQNLSLVPSFTAYENIVLGLPSERLSNAGEKIDGLMAMSGLKIPLNVPVEELSFGVRQKVEILKMLYRDVEVLILDEPTTNLTLTEIKELFSMVSRLKEKGRSVVFITHKLREVLEIADRITVLRRGRVVGEVLRKDASLNLLARLMVGREVVPALSKPPVTVGKDLLVVRDLWIRSDLGTWAVKGVSFSVREGEVFGIAGVEGNGQKELVEGLTGLRRVEKGEVIFDGRRVENLTPSKLYSMGVAHIPEDRAAAGLIMDFTVSENSVLGIHRSRGFLGPLGTILWGNVVKHASGLIERFSIVVPSVSSPVKFLSGGNQQKLVVAREISKEPSLIVAAQPTRGLDISATEYIRSLLLRLRGEGKAVLLISSDLEEVLQLSDRVAVMYEGTFIGVKHVSELTEEKLGLMLGGVNV
- a CDS encoding carbohydrate kinase family protein, yielding MPKWDVFLLGDLNVDLVLFVGKLPRPDTDIQVKDIRTLLGGVGYNMSAAMRDLGLNPYLVGSVGNDFLGMKLLEGLRNLMLDVSGVKVVSGVSTGLVVVLVLPDGSRALLSFRGANSHTALSTHDLTSLEDARHAHVSGYMLLNIDGGRAAIEVLRRAGELRISRSVDLEGIAFSNEERLKLIEGLAEHVFMNTEEMKSLTGLNDVVEGARRIRKLLKPETVVVKMGAEGSLALTDSEVLRERAPPVEAVDCTGAGDVFNAGFIYGTLKGLELRKVLRISNALAAYKCGRKGDRRLPAGPEILDALKDLWSDA